Proteins encoded together in one Hylaeus volcanicus isolate JK05 chromosome 3, UHH_iyHylVolc1.0_haploid, whole genome shotgun sequence window:
- the LOC128873906 gene encoding 60S ribosomal protein L23 — protein sequence MSKRGRGGSAGAKFRISLGLPVGAVINCADNTGAKNLYVIAVQGIKGRLNRLPAAGSGDMIVATVKKGKPELRKKVMPAVVIRQRKPFRRKDGVFIYFEDNAGVIVNNKGEMKGSAITGPVAKECADLWPRIASNASSIA from the exons ATGTCGAAGAGAG gACGTGGTGGTTCCGCTGGAGCGAAATTTAGGATATCGCTAGGTTTGCCAGTCGGCGCAGTCATCAATTGTGCCGATAATACTG gtgcgaaaaatttatatgtcATCGCAGTTCAAGGAATTAAGGGCAGATTGAATCGCCTACCAGCTGCAGGATCAGGTGACATGATTGTTGCCACTGTGAAGAAGGGAAAACCTGAACTCAGAAAAAAGG TAATGCCTGCAGTGGTAATAAGGCAACGGAAACCATTTCGGAGGAAGGACGGAGTATTTATATACTTTGAGGACAATGCAGGTGTTATAGTGAATAATAAAGGTGAAATGAAAGGATCAGCTATTACAGGACCTGTTGCGAAAGAATGTGCAGATTTGTGGCCCAGGATTGCATCAAATGCCAGCAGTATCGCTTAA